One Bacteroidales bacterium DNA window includes the following coding sequences:
- a CDS encoding OmpA family protein, whose amino-acid sequence MNTKVLLALGLAMVLLGSSCVSSKKYKAQTSKLESLTQSFSKAQADLNACENARAKHKDDVDALNKQITDLNDQVAYFKKNNNQVLNQLENLSVISGAQAESIKQSMDNIGKKDAYIYGLQNSLAQKDSLNMALVLNLKGAIGNLNDQDINIKVDKGVVYIDISDKMLFKSGSYVITEQASTVLGKVAKVLANQPNIEFMVEGHTDNVPFKKGDLEDNWDLSVKRATSVVRLLQSKYGLDPSKMTAAGRSEYKPLSANDNAEGKSANRRTRIVILPQLDQFFKLLEK is encoded by the coding sequence ATGAATACAAAAGTTTTATTAGCACTTGGATTAGCAATGGTGTTGTTGGGTAGCTCATGTGTGAGCTCAAAGAAGTATAAAGCCCAAACAAGCAAACTTGAATCTCTCACCCAATCATTTTCCAAAGCTCAGGCTGACCTGAATGCTTGTGAAAATGCAAGAGCAAAGCATAAAGATGATGTAGACGCTCTCAACAAACAGATTACCGACCTTAATGACCAGGTTGCTTATTTCAAAAAGAACAATAATCAGGTTCTTAATCAACTGGAGAACCTTTCAGTTATTTCAGGTGCCCAGGCAGAAAGCATTAAACAATCGATGGATAACATCGGGAAAAAAGATGCTTACATTTATGGTTTGCAGAATTCCTTAGCTCAGAAAGATTCATTGAATATGGCTTTAGTCCTGAATCTAAAGGGAGCTATTGGCAACCTTAACGACCAGGATATCAATATCAAGGTTGATAAAGGGGTAGTTTATATCGATATTTCTGACAAGATGCTCTTCAAGAGTGGCAGCTATGTGATTACAGAGCAGGCCAGCACTGTACTGGGAAAAGTAGCCAAAGTTCTGGCCAATCAGCCCAACATCGAATTCATGGTTGAAGGTCATACCGACAATGTTCCTTTCAAAAAAGGTGACCTTGAAGATAACTGGGACCTGAGTGTTAAACGAGCTACATCTGTTGTACGATTATTACAGTCGAAGTACGGCCTGGATCCGTCAAAGATGACCGCTGCCGGCAGAAGTGAGTATAAACCTCTCAGTGCCAATGATAATGCTGAAGGTAAATCTGCAAATCGCCGCACCCGTATTGTTATCCTTCCACAATTGGATCAATTCTTCAAACTGCTTGAGAAGTAG